In the Phaseolus vulgaris cultivar G19833 chromosome 7, P. vulgaris v2.0, whole genome shotgun sequence genome, one interval contains:
- the LOC137828664 gene encoding pentatricopeptide repeat-containing protein At3g23020-like encodes MLLKLQLLYIHTPLLSNANAVLLLEKPEQVTPTSKKQRLPLHNGTGTVKPEIKLKKRGPVQNSEEGVPRKSKLEKSHTKCSTKSVSYGGCIPAILEALDAVIDVDEALGPWEDKLNNKERSIILKEQLRWDRALEIFEWFNQKGHELNVIHYNIMLKSLGRARQWGRVESLWNEMNARGIAATSSTYGTLIDVYSKGGRREEAHFWLDMMLENGVEPDEVTMVIVVQLYKKAGEFHKAEEFFKKWSSGKPLRSKRKPLRSNDEVVDTRELDERVACANVSFSSHTYNTLIDTYGKAGQLKEASETFMEMLKRGVAPTTVTFNTMIHICGNHGQLEEVSSLVQKMEELRCSPNTRTYNILISLYAKNNDIGMATKYFETMKEACLEPDLVSYRTLLYAYSIRKMVHEAEELVKEMDERGLEVDQYTQSALTRMYIEAGMLDRSLLWFLRFHLTGNMTSECYASNIDAYGEHGHTLEAEKVFILCQERKNVGVLEYNVMIKAYGVGKCYEKACQLFDSMEKHGIVADRCSYTCLIQILVTADQPHIAKTYLKKMQEAGLVSDCIPYCAVISSFVKLGLLEMAHDLYREMIKHGVQPDVIVYGILINAFSDVGRVKEAISYVDEMNKAGLPGNTVIYNSLIKLYAKVDNLEKAEEAYKLLKLSEESPTVYSSNCMIDLYVKRSMVDQANNIFETLRENGAANEFTFAMMLCLYKRIEMFDEAIQIAKQIRKLGHLTDLSYNNVLNLYAIAGRPREAMETFKEMLRGSVPVDNCSFRSLGNLLLRYGVSRQSVGKLEVLAKKGASNGLQAWMLALSSVLEVDDYDHD; translated from the coding sequence ATGTTGCTGAAGCTGCAGCTATTGTACATCCACACACCTCTCCTCTCAAACGCAAACGCGGTTCTTCTGTTGGAGAAGCCCGAGCAAGTTACCCCCACAAGCAAAAAACAGAGGCTCCCTCTTCATAATGGAACCGGCACGGTTAAGCCAGAGATCAAGTTAAAGAAACGCGGTCCAGTGCAGAATTCGGAAGAGGGTGTTCCCAGAAAGAGCAAACTGGAGAAGTCGCACACCAAGTGTTCGACTAAAAGCGTCTCTTACGGTGGATGCATTCCGGCGATTTTAGAAGCCTTGGATGCGGTCATCGACGTGGATGAGGCTCTTGGGCCGTGGGAAGACAAGCTTAATAACAAGGAGAGGAGCATTATTTTGAAGGAGCAGTTGAGGTGGGATAGAGCTTTGGAGATTTTTGAGTGGTTTAACCAGAAAGGTCACGAATTGAACGTGATTCATTACAACATCATGCTGAAGAGCCTTGGCAGGGCACGCCAGTGGGGACGCGTAGAGAGTTTGTGGAATGAGATGAATGCCAGAGGCATTGCTGCCACCAGTTCCACTTATGGAACTTTGATCGACGTCTACAGCAAAGGAGGGCGCAGAGAGGAGGCGCATTTTTGGCTTGACATGATGTTGGAAAATGGGGTGGAGCCTGATGAGGTCACTATGGTGATTGTTGTTCAGTTATACAAGAAAGCAGGAGAATTTCACAAAGCCGAGGAGTTTTTCAAAAAGTGGTCTTCGGGTAAACCTTTGAGGAGCAAAAGGAAACCTTTGAGAAGCAATGATGAAGTGGTGGATACTCGGGAATTGGATGAGAGGGTGGCGTGTGCTAATGTTTCATTCAGCTCGCATACTTATAATACCTTGATTGATACGTATGGAAAGGCTGGTCAACTTAAAGAGGCATCTGAGACTTTCATGGAGATGCTTAAACGAGGTGTGGCACCAACTACAGTGACGTTCAATACGATGATTCACATTTGTGGAAACCATGGACAATTAGAGGAAGTGAGTTCGCTTGTCCAGAAAATGGAAGAGCTACGATGCTCTCCTAACACAAGAACGTATAATATTCTGATCTCTCTTTATGCTAAGAATAATGATATAGGTATGGCAACGAAGTATTTTGAAACAATGAAGGAGGCCTGCCTCGAGCCTGATCTTGTGAGTTACCGTACTCTCTTGTATGCATATTCGATAAGGAAAATGGTTCATGAAGCAGAAGAGCTTGTAAAAGAGATGGATGAGCGGGGTCTTGAAGTTGACCAATATACCCAGTCTGCGTTGACTAGGATGTACATAGAAGCAGGAATGCTCGACAGGTCCTTGTTATGGTTTCTCAGGTTTCATCTAACTGGAAATATGACATCTGAGTGCTATGCTTCCAACATTGATGCATATGGGGAACATGGGCATACTTTGGAAGCTGAGAAAGTCTTCATTTTGTGCCAAGAACGGAAGAATGTCGGTGTCCTTGAGTACAATGTGATGATTAAAGCTTATGGCGTagggaaatgctatgagaaggCATGTCAATTGTTTGATAGTATGGAGAAACATGGTATAGTTGCAGACAGATGCAGCTATACTTGTCTCATACAAATTTTGGTCACTGCTGACCAGCCACATATTGCCAAAACTTATCTGAAAAAAATGCAGGAGGCAGGGCTAGTAAGTGATTGCATCCCATACTGTGCAGTGATTTCTAGCTTTGTAAAATTAGGCCTGTTGGAAATGGCTCATGATTTATACAGGGAAATGATTAAGCATGGTGTGCAGCCTGATGTTATTGTTTATGGCATATTGATCAATGCTTTCTCTGACGTTGGAAGGGTTAAAGAAGCCATCAGTTATGTTGATGAAATGAACAAAGCTGGCTTGCCAGGGAATACAGTTATATATAATTCTCTGATCAAATTGTATGCAAAAGTTGACAACCTGGAAAAGGCAGAAGAAGCATACAAGTTGCTTAAATTATCAGAAGAATCTCCCACTGTATATTCTTCAAACTGTATGATTGATCTTTATGTTAAGCGATCAATGGTTGATCAAGCAAACAATATATTTGAGACATTAAGGGAAAATGGAGCTGCAAATGAGTTTACGTTTGCGATGATGCTGTGTTTATATAAGAGAATTGAgatgtttgatgaagccattcAAATTGCAAAGCAGATAAGAAAATTGGGACACTTGACAGATTTAAGTTATAACAATGTGCTTAACCTATATGCTATTGCTGGCAGACCCAGGGAAGCAATGGAGACTTTTAAGGAAATGTTGAGAGGTTCCGTTCCTGTTGATAATTGTAGTTTTAGATCGCTTGGAAATCTTTTGCTGAGATATGGAGTATCAAGGCAGTCTGTTGGCAAATTAGAAGTGTTAGCGAAAAAGGGTGCTTCCAACGGTTTGCAGGCGTGGATGTTAGCACTCTCAAGTGTTCTTGAAGTAGATGATTATGATCATGACTAG
- the LOC137828418 gene encoding chaperonin CPN60-2, mitochondrial, protein MYRFATSLASKARISRSGTQQIGSRVSWSRNYAAKDIKFGVEARALMLKGVEELADAVKVTMGPKGRNVVIEQSFGAPKVTKDGVTVAKSIEFKDKVKNIGASLVKQVANATNDVAGDGTTCATILTRAIFTEGCKSVAAGMNTMDLRRGINMAVDSVVTNLKSRARMINTSEEIAQVGTISANGEREIGELIAKAMEKVGKEGVITISDGKTLYNELEVVEGMKLDRGYISPYFITNQKNQKCELEDPLIIIHEKKISSINAIVKVLELALKRQRPLLIVAEDVESDALATLILNKLRAGIKVCAIKAPGFGENRKSGLQDLAVLTGGQLITEELGLNLEKVDLEMFGSCKKLTISKDDTVILDGAGDKKAIEERCEQIRSAIENSTSDYDKEKLQERLAKLSGGVAVLKIGGASEAEVGEKKDRVTDALNATKAAVEEGIVPGGGVALLYASKELDKLHTANFGQKIGVQIIQNALKASVHTIASNAGVEGAVVVGKLLEQNNPDLGYDAAKGEYVDMVKAGIIDPLKVIRTALVDAASVSSLMTTTEAVVSELPKDDKDVPAMGGGMGGMDY, encoded by the exons ATGTACCGCTTTGCAACCTCCCTTGCTTCCAAAGCTAG AATTTCTAGGAGCGGCACCCAACAA ATTGGAAGTAGGGTGAGTTGGAGCAGGAATTATGCTGCCAAAGACATTAAGTTTGGCGTGGAGGCCCGGGCTTTGATGCTTAAGGGTGTTGAAGAGCTTGCTGATGCTGTCAAAGTAACCATGGGCCCTAAG GGGCGTAATGTGGTGATTGAGCAGAGTTTTGGTGCACCCAAAGTGACGAAAGATGGAGTAACTGTTGCTAAGAGTATTGAATTCAAGGACAAGGTTAAGAATATTGGTGCTAGTCTTGTAAAGCAGGTTGCAAATGCTACCAATGATGTGGCTGGTGATG GAACCACATGTGCTACAATTCTTACTCGGGCTATATTTACGGAAGGGTGTAAATCAGTTGCAGCTGGAATGAATACTATGGACCTGAGACGAGGTATAAATATGGCTGTTGATTCTGTGGTGACAAATCTGAAAAGCAGAGCACGAATGATTAACACTTCTGAAGAAATTGCACAG GTTGGGACAATATCTGCCAATGGGGAGAGGGAAATTGGCGAGTTAATTGCAAAAGCTATGGAGAAGGTTGGCAAAGAGGGTGTAATCACTATCTCA GATGGAAAAACATTATATAACGAATTGGAAGTTGTTGAAGGAATGAAGCTCGACAGGGGATACATTTCTCCATATTTCATAACAAACCAGAAGAATCAGAAATGT GAACTAGAGGATCCTCTCATTATAatccatgaaaaaaaaatctcaagcATAAATGCCATTGTTAAAGTATTAGAGTTAGCTTTGAAG AGACAAAGACCTTTGTTGATTGTTGCTGAGGATGTGGAAAGTGATGCCCTTGCAACTCTTATTCTAAATAAACTTCGTGCTGGAATCAAG GTATGTGCAATCAAAGCTCCTGGTTTTGGTGAAAATCGGAAGTCTGGTCTCCAGGATCTTGCTGTTCTTACAGGAGGTCAA CTTATCACTGAAGAGCTTGGCCTGAACCTTGAAAAAGTGGATCTGGAAATGTTTGGCTCTTGCAAAAAG TTAACAATTTCTAAAGACGACACTGTTATCCTTGATGGAGCTGGTGATAAGAAAGCAATTGAAGAAAGATGTGAGCAG ATTAGATCAGCAATTGAAAATAGCACTTCAGATTATGACAAGGAAAAGTTACAAGAAAGATTAGCCAAGCTTTCTGGGGGCGTTGCAGTGCTTAAG ATTGGAGGAGCCAGTGAGGCTGAAGTTGGAGAGAAGAAGGATAGAGTGACAGACGCCTTAAATGCAACCAAGGCAGCTGTAGAGGAAGGAATAGTACCAG GTGGTGGTGTCGCTCTTCTTTATGCATCGAAAGAGTTGGATAAGCTTCACACTGCCAACTTTGGTCAAAAGATAGGTGTCCAGATTATCCAAAATGCTTTGAAG GCTTCTGTGCACACCATTGCTTCAAATGCAGGAGTGGAAGGTGCTGTTGTTGTTGGCAAGCTATTGGAACAGAATAATCCTGATCTTGGGTATGATGCAGCTAAAG GTGAATATGTTGATATGGTTAAAGCTGGAATCATTGATCCATTGAAGGTGATTAGGACCGCCTTGGTTGATGCAGCCAG TGTGTCATCTTTGATGACGACAACTGAAGCTGTTGTGTCTGAACTCCCAAAGGACGATAAAGATGTTCCTGCCATGGGTGGTGGCATGGGTGGCATGGATTATTAA